In a genomic window of Longimicrobium sp.:
- a CDS encoding DUF3560 domain-containing protein, translated as MERAEQRAERFGEFSDRRAEAAESARAGVKAIADCIPFGQPILVGHHSEGRARRDAARIHNGMGRAVRLWDQSAYWQERARAALLHARYKELPAVRARRIRGLEADRRGHVRDREQAEHFLSEWSKEEITLDRAKAIANFDSRTSYKFPLDKYPRALPASQYEGAMGLWSALDGGVITAEQARDLAVATCHRAIAWADRWVGHLDNRLAYERAMLEEQGGIASDRVKPEKGGACQCWASPGRGGAGSGWSTIVKVNRVSVTVYDNWRNGGANFTRTIPFDKLGALMSKADVDAARADGRLQDTTDGVGFYLCAPEPEVVDSSAPTEAEHATRSADPPAATGDEATPVVGLQVVAAPVAAAPAPRPGGTVPTVADVGDGPQLRLLA; from the coding sequence GTGGAACGCGCCGAGCAGCGCGCCGAGCGGTTCGGCGAGTTCAGCGACCGGCGCGCGGAGGCGGCGGAAAGCGCGCGTGCCGGGGTCAAGGCCATCGCCGACTGCATCCCGTTCGGCCAGCCGATCCTGGTCGGCCACCACAGCGAGGGGCGCGCCCGCAGGGACGCCGCGCGGATCCACAACGGGATGGGCCGCGCGGTCCGCCTGTGGGACCAGTCGGCGTACTGGCAGGAGCGCGCTCGGGCCGCGCTCCTCCACGCCCGGTACAAGGAGTTGCCGGCCGTGCGTGCGCGGCGCATCCGCGGCCTGGAGGCCGACCGCCGCGGCCACGTGCGCGACCGAGAGCAGGCGGAGCATTTCCTGAGCGAGTGGTCCAAGGAGGAGATCACGCTCGACCGTGCCAAGGCGATCGCCAACTTCGACAGCCGCACCTCCTACAAGTTCCCGCTGGACAAGTACCCGCGCGCGCTGCCGGCCAGCCAGTACGAGGGTGCGATGGGGCTCTGGAGCGCCCTCGACGGCGGCGTCATCACGGCCGAGCAGGCCCGTGACCTGGCCGTCGCCACGTGCCACCGCGCGATCGCGTGGGCGGACCGCTGGGTCGGGCACCTGGACAACCGCCTGGCCTACGAGCGCGCCATGCTCGAAGAGCAGGGCGGCATCGCCTCCGACCGGGTCAAGCCCGAGAAGGGCGGCGCATGCCAGTGCTGGGCCTCTCCCGGCCGGGGAGGGGCCGGCTCCGGGTGGTCGACCATCGTGAAAGTGAACCGCGTCTCCGTCACCGTCTACGACAACTGGCGGAACGGCGGAGCGAACTTTACTCGAACGATCCCGTTCGACAAGCTGGGGGCGCTCATGTCCAAGGCCGACGTTGACGCGGCCCGCGCGGACGGCCGCCTGCAGGATACGACCGACGGGGTCGGCTTCTACCTTTGCGCGCCCGAGCCGGAGGTGGTTGACTCGTCGGCACCGACCGAGGCGGAGCACGCGACACGGTCCGCCGACCCGCCCGCGGCGACCGGCGACGAAGCGACGCCGGTGGTGGGGCTGCAAGTCGTCGCTGCCCCGGTTGCGGCCGCGCCCGCCCCCCGTCCGGGCGGCACCGTTCCCACTGTGGCCGACGTCGGGGACGGGCCGCAGCTCCGGCTCCTCGCATAG